Proteins encoded by one window of Hylaeus volcanicus isolate JK05 chromosome 7, UHH_iyHylVolc1.0_haploid, whole genome shotgun sequence:
- the LOC128880472 gene encoding 104 kDa microneme/rhoptry antigen-like isoform X1 — protein MSSKRIRQEYKAHTINSRNLKMNLSHDTSIDIHSPAHKDSKSQKTIKKRLMFTDTEHKQKIYSKTHKKSPKAASPGKTSSIDTPRLLKNPKTLTPTMKSPRKSQKFSSPFKANSLQLRSNYSNNSVTTPRLSKQDTQKSFKDSSEILKKKKSATLISMKQALRKSPKIVITSPSIESIPYTNEKRQSQLKKGKSKKNSDTNRTKIKNTSASNIDVSMSMKDVYGLKEPIVVLQKLPNVNSHTPPLVKNHVKSVRNSSSNYSNTSPKIFKSVIGSPLEISKLSGKRHLKTRSTKQNIWSPSKVQEIIAVCPLKASTPKEKEQLDQVTNSNELHIEQEVQDKNGTYELDEPKTPSLRKKLQERQSAKKANSMANTAKKNVKVRFTSPLPDSRCIYGLRSQKDQVKDPNNVTIEVKLDKKLARSPVHRQSQRISNGNIPGVNYLTPTPKSYHKSKSTANVNISSPSSFNFSVKTPDSKYSSTKKVPNFAEIHKKMFAKSESVVDAKRRLERRHMALTALKVKELTRHKINSKEESVLPNEPCRGSYNRFGFKITKTDAINSIIKQRSSHLIRTKQHQKSRQILKGVRTNRRFELQMKSRNMK, from the exons ATGTCTTCAAAGCGTATACGGCAAG aatataaagCACATACTATCAATAGTAGAAACCTTAAGATGAATTTAAGTCATGATACAAGTATTGATATTCATTCTCCAGCTCACAAGGATTCAAAAAGTCAGAAAACAATTAAGAAACGTCTCATGTTTACCGATACAGAGcataaacagaaaatttatagTAAAACACACAAAAAGTCACCAAAGGCTGCATCTCCTGGAAAGACATCTTCAATTGACACTCCAAGATTGCTAAAAAATCCAAAAACATTGACTCCAACAATGAAATCTCCAAGAAAATCACAGAAATTTAGTAGTCCATTTAAGGCCAACAGTTTGCAATTACGAtcaaattattctaataatagtGTAACTACACCACGTTTATCAAAACAGGATacacaaaaaagtttcaaagatTCCTctgaaatattgaagaaaaagaagagtgCAACTTTGATTAGCATGAAACAGGCATTAAGAAAGTCTCCAAAGATTGTAATAACATCTCCAAGCATTGAATCTATTCCCTACACCAATGAAAAAAGACAGTCACAGTTAAAAAAGggaaaatctaaaaaaaattctgatacTAATAGAACAAAAATCAAGAATACATCTGCAAGTAATATAGATGTAAGTATGTCCATGAAGGATGTGTATGGATTAAAAGAACCTATAGTTGTACTACAAAAACTTCCAAATGTTAATTCGCATACACCTCCTTTGGTAAAAAACCATGTAAAAAGTGTAAGAAATAGTAGCAGTAATTACAGTAATACTAGtccaaaaattttcaagtctGTGATTGGTAGTCCattggaaatatcaaaattgagTGGGAAAAGACACTTGAAAACAAGAAGTaccaaacaaaatatttggtCACCTTCTAAAGTACAAGAAATCATAGCAGTTTGTCCTTTGAAAGCATCTActccaaaagaaaaagagcaACTTGATCAAGTGACTAACTCTAATGAATTACACATTGAACAAGAAGTACAAGATAAAAATGGAACATATGAACTTGATGAGCCTAAGACTCCAAgtttacgaaagaaactgcAAGAGAGACAGAGTGCCAAGAAAGCGAATTCAATGGCGAATACggcgaaaaaaaatgtaaaagtacgTTTTACAAGCCCTTTACCAGATTCGAGATGCATATATGGCCTTCGTAGTCAGAAAGACCAAGTTAAAGATCCTAATAATGTCACGATTGAAGTAAAGTTGGACAAGAAATTAGCGCGATCACCAGTGCACAGACAATCGCAACGCATAAGCAATGGAAACATTCCTGGTGTCAATTATTTAACCCCTACCCCTAAATCGTATCATAAATCTAAGAGTACTGccaatgtaaatatttcttcaccATCATCATTCAATTTCTCCGTTAAAACGCCAG ATTCGAAATATTCTTCGACAAAGAAAGTTCCAAATTTTgcagaaattcataaaaagaTGTTTGCCAAATCGGAGTCCGTCGTAGATGCAAAAAGACGATTGGAGAGACGGCATATGGCGCtga CCGCACTGAAAGTCAAAGAGTTGACAAGACATAAAATTAACTCCAAAGAAGAAAGTGTTTTACCTAACGAACCATGTCGCGGCTCTTATAATCGGTTTGGATTCAAGATAACCAAAACCGACGCAatcaattcaattataaaacagCGTAGTTCGCATTTAATAAG GACTAAACAACACCAGAAGAGTAGACAGATTCTGAAGGGCGTGCGAACAAATCGACGTTTCGAACTTCAAATGAAATCTAGAAATATGAAGTAG
- the LOC128880472 gene encoding 104 kDa microneme/rhoptry antigen-like isoform X2 produces the protein MSSKRIRQAHKDSKSQKTIKKRLMFTDTEHKQKIYSKTHKKSPKAASPGKTSSIDTPRLLKNPKTLTPTMKSPRKSQKFSSPFKANSLQLRSNYSNNSVTTPRLSKQDTQKSFKDSSEILKKKKSATLISMKQALRKSPKIVITSPSIESIPYTNEKRQSQLKKGKSKKNSDTNRTKIKNTSASNIDVSMSMKDVYGLKEPIVVLQKLPNVNSHTPPLVKNHVKSVRNSSSNYSNTSPKIFKSVIGSPLEISKLSGKRHLKTRSTKQNIWSPSKVQEIIAVCPLKASTPKEKEQLDQVTNSNELHIEQEVQDKNGTYELDEPKTPSLRKKLQERQSAKKANSMANTAKKNVKVRFTSPLPDSRCIYGLRSQKDQVKDPNNVTIEVKLDKKLARSPVHRQSQRISNGNIPGVNYLTPTPKSYHKSKSTANVNISSPSSFNFSVKTPDSKYSSTKKVPNFAEIHKKMFAKSESVVDAKRRLERRHMALTALKVKELTRHKINSKEESVLPNEPCRGSYNRFGFKITKTDAINSIIKQRSSHLIRTKQHQKSRQILKGVRTNRRFELQMKSRNMK, from the exons ATGTCTTCAAAGCGTATACGGCAAG CTCACAAGGATTCAAAAAGTCAGAAAACAATTAAGAAACGTCTCATGTTTACCGATACAGAGcataaacagaaaatttatagTAAAACACACAAAAAGTCACCAAAGGCTGCATCTCCTGGAAAGACATCTTCAATTGACACTCCAAGATTGCTAAAAAATCCAAAAACATTGACTCCAACAATGAAATCTCCAAGAAAATCACAGAAATTTAGTAGTCCATTTAAGGCCAACAGTTTGCAATTACGAtcaaattattctaataatagtGTAACTACACCACGTTTATCAAAACAGGATacacaaaaaagtttcaaagatTCCTctgaaatattgaagaaaaagaagagtgCAACTTTGATTAGCATGAAACAGGCATTAAGAAAGTCTCCAAAGATTGTAATAACATCTCCAAGCATTGAATCTATTCCCTACACCAATGAAAAAAGACAGTCACAGTTAAAAAAGggaaaatctaaaaaaaattctgatacTAATAGAACAAAAATCAAGAATACATCTGCAAGTAATATAGATGTAAGTATGTCCATGAAGGATGTGTATGGATTAAAAGAACCTATAGTTGTACTACAAAAACTTCCAAATGTTAATTCGCATACACCTCCTTTGGTAAAAAACCATGTAAAAAGTGTAAGAAATAGTAGCAGTAATTACAGTAATACTAGtccaaaaattttcaagtctGTGATTGGTAGTCCattggaaatatcaaaattgagTGGGAAAAGACACTTGAAAACAAGAAGTaccaaacaaaatatttggtCACCTTCTAAAGTACAAGAAATCATAGCAGTTTGTCCTTTGAAAGCATCTActccaaaagaaaaagagcaACTTGATCAAGTGACTAACTCTAATGAATTACACATTGAACAAGAAGTACAAGATAAAAATGGAACATATGAACTTGATGAGCCTAAGACTCCAAgtttacgaaagaaactgcAAGAGAGACAGAGTGCCAAGAAAGCGAATTCAATGGCGAATACggcgaaaaaaaatgtaaaagtacgTTTTACAAGCCCTTTACCAGATTCGAGATGCATATATGGCCTTCGTAGTCAGAAAGACCAAGTTAAAGATCCTAATAATGTCACGATTGAAGTAAAGTTGGACAAGAAATTAGCGCGATCACCAGTGCACAGACAATCGCAACGCATAAGCAATGGAAACATTCCTGGTGTCAATTATTTAACCCCTACCCCTAAATCGTATCATAAATCTAAGAGTACTGccaatgtaaatatttcttcaccATCATCATTCAATTTCTCCGTTAAAACGCCAG ATTCGAAATATTCTTCGACAAAGAAAGTTCCAAATTTTgcagaaattcataaaaagaTGTTTGCCAAATCGGAGTCCGTCGTAGATGCAAAAAGACGATTGGAGAGACGGCATATGGCGCtga CCGCACTGAAAGTCAAAGAGTTGACAAGACATAAAATTAACTCCAAAGAAGAAAGTGTTTTACCTAACGAACCATGTCGCGGCTCTTATAATCGGTTTGGATTCAAGATAACCAAAACCGACGCAatcaattcaattataaaacagCGTAGTTCGCATTTAATAAG GACTAAACAACACCAGAAGAGTAGACAGATTCTGAAGGGCGTGCGAACAAATCGACGTTTCGAACTTCAAATGAAATCTAGAAATATGAAGTAG
- the LOC128880471 gene encoding ADP-ribosylation factor-binding protein GGA3, whose product MDVSMRLEAIIQKVTNPQTQKLDIVAATETFCTILTKEPDSIQVGTKLLALYIQSSDEFEALKTLALLDTCMRKCGSSFHAEIGKFRFLNEMIRLVSPKYLGADTPVTVRQKVLQLLQTWTKEYPRELKIKEAYEMLKKQGVVEDDSTSTINVPEDGSKVLKSKHTIFDDEEKSKLLQKLLQSKNPDDLQAANRLIKTMVREDERRVQLNSRRIMELESVHNNAKLLSEMLDSYNCNETSREDLELMKELRQACERLKPIVLRLANETQDNEEMLGDVLAASDELGQVFEKYNAVIVRGECVKPKTDSNSSPYLLDLSSPIENVPHESGGTNTSYDGTTTNHQSDMEVLGDIFSSLGKSENLEMSSVSSTNLLIPDSMIMQPISVLPTNKKGESINTPEKKIDSKARALEELNELGESLLKQSLSGTISSARSNIASKQAPSRTLHMESLVDDLPILPYGGSSHFSGSLDIGNSRDIKPINVNSEPLDSPSLLPSLSLPISPHVNEKSSTTGNTVCIEPEIKPLTDINVSLQDIKPGINPPMTVMEEKNDITVVLHFARDNPREDVFVVVITTMSKNVKPLSNYLFQAVVPKKCKCRLQSPSGIELPGYNPFLPPPAITQIMLIANPNKETVSLKFMLSYTMDDETFTEMGEVEALPLL is encoded by the exons atggatgTGTCGATGAGGCTAGAAGCTATAATAC AAAAAGTAACAAATCCACAAACTCAGAAACTCGATATAGTAGCAGCTACTGAAACGTTCTGTACAATACTTACTAAGGAACCGGATAGTATTCAGGTTGGCACTAAGTTATTAGCTTTGTACATTCAATCATCTGATGAGTTTGAAGCACTCAAAACCTTAGCT TTACTGGACACATGTATGCGAAAATGCGGATCATCTTTTCATGCTGAAATTGGGAAATTTCgctttttaaatgaaatgatccGATTAGTTTCACCGAAATATTTAGGTGCCGATACACCAGTTACGGTGCGCCAAAAAGTATTACAATTGCTACAGACATGGACAAAGGAGTATCCacgagaattaaaaattaaggaaGCTTACGAAATGTTGAAAAAGCAAGGTGTTGTTGAG gATGACTCAACATCCACAATTAATGTCCCAGAGGATGGATCAAAAGTATTAAAATCTAAACACACGATATTTGACGATGAGGAGAAATCCAAACTATTGCAAAAATTACTTCAGAGTAAAAATCCTGATGATTTGCAAGCTGCAAACAGACTGATTAAAACTATGGTGAGAGAG GACGAAAGACGGGTACAATTGAACTCGCGTAGGATAATGGAATTAGAATCTGTACATAACAATGCAAAGTTATTATCAGAGATGTTGGACTCGTATAATTGCAATGAAACTAGTAGGGAAGATCTCGAATTGATGAAGGAATTACGTCAAGCCTGTGAACGATTAAAACCAATTGTGCTGAGATTAGCAAACGAAACTCAAGATAACGAAGAGATGCTCG GTGACGTACTTGCCGCAAGCGATGAATTGGGACAggtgtttgaaaaatacaatgcAGTCATAGTCCGTGGTGAATGCGTAAAGCCTAAAACGGATTCCAACAGCAGCCCGTATTTGTTAGATTTATCTTCTCCGATAGAGAACGTTCCTCACGAGAGTGGTGGTACAAATACGAGTTACGATGGAACGACAACAAATCATCAATCAGATATGGAAGTTTTAGGGGATATCTTCAGTTCATTAGGAAAATCTGAGAATCTAGAAATGTCTTCTGTTTCTAGCACAAATCTCTTAATACCTGACTCAATGATCATGCAACCGATCAGCGTTTTACctacaaataaaaaag GTGAATCGATCAACACAcctgaaaagaaaatagacaGTAAAGCAAGAGCACTGGAGGAATTGAATGAATTAGGAGAGTCCTTGCTTAAGCAAAGTTTATCAGGAACAATATCGAGTGCGCGTTCCAATATAGCaag TAAGCAAGCTCCAAGTCGTACGTTACACATGGAATCTTTAGTAGACGATTTGCCTATTCTTCCATATGGCGGTTCTTCACACTTTTCTGGCTCGTTAGACATTGGAAATTCGAGGGACATCAAACCAATCAATGTCAACTCCGAACCGCTCGATAGTCCAAGTCTTTTACCTTCTTTATCTCTTCCCATTTCTCCCCATGTAAATGAAAAGTCTTCGACGACGGGAAATACTGTTTGTATAGAACCTGAGATCAAACCATTGACAGACATTAATGTCAGCCTTCAAGATATTAAACCAG gtaTTAATCCACCTATGACCGTTATGGAAGAGAAAAACGATATAACCGTTGTGCTTCATTTTGCTCGGGACAATCCAAGGGAAGACGTATTCGTCGTAGTAATTACGACAATGAGCAAAAATGTAAAACCACTTagcaattatttgtttcaagcAGTGGTGCCAAAA aaatgtaaatgtaGACTTCAGTCACCTTCTGGAATTGAATTACCAGGTTATAATCCATTTCTTCCCCCACCAGCAATCACTCAAATTATGTTGATTGCCAATCCTAACAAG gaaACAGTATCCTTGAAGTTCATGTTAAGTTATACGATGGACGACGAGACTTTCACAGAAATGGGAGAAGTAGAAGCGTTGCCTTTGCTttga
- the LOC128880482 gene encoding target of rapamycin complex subunit lst8 gives MTADSTYSNEQVILVTGGYDHTIKVWQPHTGVCQRTVEHTDSQVNALNITPEKYGIAAAGYQHIRMYDLVSDNPNPVMNYEGVSKNITGLGFQEEGNWMYTGGEDCTARIWDLRSNNFRCQRVFQGPAPVNCVCLHPNQSELIVGDQSGIIHLWDLRSDHNEQLIPEAEASVQDIAIDQDGTYMAAVNNKGHCYIWTLTGGVGEEPTRLNPRQKLAAHKRYALRCKFSPDSTLLVTTSADQTARVWKTADFSEVQVLQHEAKRWVWDAAFSADSQYIFTASSDGVARLWNVSTGAVEREYQGHQKALTALAFRDEVLSVS, from the exons atgACTGCGGACAGTACTTACAGTAACGAACAGGTTATTCTTGTGACAGGTGGCTACGATCATACTATTAAAGTATGGCAGCCTCACACAGGAGTTTGTCAACGTACAGTGGAACATACAGATTCG caAGTGAATGCTTTGAACATTACACCAGAAAAATATGGGATAGCTGCTGCTGGATATCAACATATAAGAATGTATGACTTAGTTTCTGACAATCCAAATCCAGTTATGAATTACGAAGGAGTATCAAAGAACATTACAGGATTGGGTTTTCAG GAAGAGGGTAACTGGATGTACACAGGAGGGGAAGATTGTACAGCTCGTATCTGGGATCTCAG atCAAACAACTTTCGTTGTCAAAGGGTATTTCAAGGGCCAGCTCCAGTGAATTGTGTGTGCTTACATCCCAATCAATCAGAACTTATTGTTGGAGATCAAAGCGGTATTATACATTTGTGGGATTTACGTTCAGATCATAATGAACAGCTG ATACCGGAGGCTGAAGCATCTGTACAAGATATCGCGATCGATCAAGATGGCACATACATGGCGGCAGTGAATAACAAAGGTCATTGTTACATTTGGACGCTCACGGGTGGAGTCGGAGAAGAGCCTACGCGGCTCAATCCTCGTCAAAAGCTTGCAGCGCATAAACGTTACGCTCTTCGATGCAAGTTCAGTCCCGATTCTAC ACTTTTAGTAACTACGTCCGCCGATCAGACTGCTCGAGTATGGAAAACGGCAGATTTCTCTGAAGTACAAGTACTTCAGCACGAGGCGAAACGATGGGTCTGGGATGCAGCGTTCAGCGCGGATTCGCAATACATATTTACGg CTTCATCTGATGGTGTTGCGAGGTTATGGAACGTATCAACGGGAGCCGTAGAACGAGAATATCAAGGCCATCAGAAAGCACTTACTGCTCTCGCGTTTCGTGACGAAGTGCTTTCCGTTTCCTGA
- the LOC128880481 gene encoding SAP30-binding protein, whose protein sequence is MSVQSVALASLTATYTDSEGEDGVEDDLQENLNTPQGAAPHNAQVGQPQAFTSPKSGRSASNSPVVVPSVGGKSSNDLSNAPTLVTDVTSKVQRLVSYFDDTIVSDDEGVLQTLVDGQPSENGRLSSIMEHSPSCQGELVSDSEVDPYGVIIPPEPAGQCPVELQEKIMKLFRKMESGGLDMNKVIQQRKDFRNPSIYEKLIQFCSINELGTNYPLDRFDPFKWGKDSYYEELAKVQKAEMDKLEKARKEKTKIEIVSGTAKRPNSSSVTEDDAKKRKSKWDQVTTGATASVKPTVLLSQPTLTTLTSSATGTKATVISAFGSLPKKRL, encoded by the coding sequence ATGTCTGTACAAAGTGTTGCTCTGGCATCTCTCACGGCCACCTATACCGACTCGGAGGGCGAAGACGGGGTGGAAGACGACCTTCAGGAGAATTTGAACACTCCCCAGGGGGCCGCCCCGCATAATGCCCAAGTCGGTCAGCCCCAGGCTTTCACCAGTCCCAAATCTGGCAGATCAGCCTCAAATAGTCCCGTCGTTGTTCCCAGCGTCGGTGGCAAGTCTAGTAACGATTTGTCAAATGCGCCCACCTTAGTGACAGACGTGACGTCTAAGGTGCAGAGATTGGTTTCGTATTTTGATGACACAATAGTCTCCGACGACGAGGGAGTGTTGCAAACACTGGTCGACGGACAGCCTTCTGAAAATGGAAGGCTTTCCTCGATTATGGAACACTCTCCCTCTTGTCAAGGAGAATTAGTTTCAGATAGCGAGGTCGATCCGTATGGCGTGATTATACCACCAGAACCGGCGGGACAGTGTCCTGTGGAGTTACAGGAGAAGATAATGAAACTTTTTAGGAAAATGGAGAGTGGCGGTTTGGACATGAATAAAGTTATACAGCAAAGAAAGGATTTTAGAAATCCGTCTATTTATGAAAAACTTATTCAGTTTTGTAGCATCAACGAACTGGGCACCAATTATCCTCTGGATAGATTTGATCCATTCAAGTGGGGTAAAGATTCTTATTACGAGGAACTCGCCAAGGTTCAAAAAGCTGAAATGGATAAACTTGAAAAAGCtaggaaagaaaaaacgaaaattgagATTGTCTCAGGCACAGCCAAGCGACCCAATAGTTCTAGTGTAACCGAAGACGATGCcaagaaaagaaagagtaaATGGGATCAAGTGACAACGGGAGCCACTGCCTCCGTAAAGCCTACCGTTTTATTGTCTCAACCGACTCTTACTACCTTAACGTCGTCCGCGACTGGTACCAAAGCGACGGTAATATCGGCTTTCGGATCCTTACCAAAGAAAAGACtgtaa
- the LOC128880474 gene encoding serine--tRNA ligase, cytoplasmic, producing the protein MVLDLDLFRNDKGFDPEKIRENQKKRFKDLQLVDTVIEKDKVWRQLRHKADNLNKLKNVCSKEIGERMKRKEPVGSDDAIPKDLLENLENLVSDNLKSLTVTQIKTIRGCIDDAIEKNGKDLISTGLERNGALKEVGNFLHDSVPISNDEEENKVERTYGDCTEKKKYSHVDLIHMIDGLDGERGTNISGGRGYFLVGPAVFLQHALIQFALRQLFAKGYKPLYAPFFMRKDVMQEVAQLSQFDDELYKVIGKGSERSDDKEIEEKYLIATSEQPIAAFHRNEWIPENALPIKYAGLSTCFRQEVGSHGRDTRGIFRVHQFEKVEQFCLTSPFDNKSWLMMEEMISNAEEFYKALEIPYRIVNIVSGALNNAASKKLDLEAWFPGSGAFRELVSCSNCLDYQARRLLVRYGQTKKMNASTEYVHMLNATMCAVTRVICAILEVHQTDTGIKIPKVLAQFMPTEYEDEIPFVKPAPIEEVETKKKKSKEQKDIILT; encoded by the exons ATGGTACTGGATTTGGATCTTTTTCGAAATGACAAAGGTTTCGACCCGGAAAAAATACgagaaaatcaaaagaaacgtttcaaaGACTTACAGTTAGTGGATACAGTGATCGAAAAGGATAAAGTTTGGCGTCAGCTGCGACATAAGGCtgacaatttaaataaactgaaaaatgtatgcaGTAAAGAAATCGGAGagagaatgaaaagaaaagagccGGTGGGTAGCGATGATGCAATCCCGAAGGatcttcttgaaaatttagaaaatttagtCTCTGATAACCTGAAATCATTAACGGTTACTCAGATTAAAACTATTCGTGGTTGTATTGATGAtgctatagaaaaaaatggcAAAGATTTAATATCAACTGGGTTAGAAAGAAATGGCGCTCTCAAAGAAGTAGGAAATTTTTTACATGACTCTGTACCAATTAGCAATGATGAAGAGGAAAATAAG gttGAAAGAACTTATGGAGATTGTacagaaaagaagaaatactCTCATGTTGACTTAATACACATGATTGATGGATTAGATGGGGAACGGGGTACTAATATTTCTGGTGGGCGTGGTTACTTCTTAGTGGGGCCAGCAGTTTTTTTGCAACACGCATTGATACAATTTGCCCTTAGACAATTGTTTGCAAAAGGTTATAAACCTCTTTATGCACCATTTTTTATGCGTAAAGATGTTATGCAGGAAGTAGCACAGTTATCCCAATTTGATGATGAACTTTACAag GTGATAGGTAAAGGTAGCGAACGTAGCGACGacaaagaaatagaagaaaaatatttaattgcaacaTCTGAACAACCAATAGCTGCATTTCATCGGAACGAGTGGATTCCTGAAAATGCATTACCAATTAAATATGCTGGACTGTCTACATGTTTCAGACAAGAAGTAGGATCCCACGGGCGCGACACAAGAGGCATTTTTAGAGTTCACCAATTTGAGAAA GTGGAACAGTTTTGTCTGACATCTCCATTTGATAATAAATCTTGGCTAATGATGGAAGAAATGATTTCAAATGCAGAGGAATTCTACAAAGCTTTGGAGATTCCCTACCGCATAGTGAATATAGTATCGGGTGCCCTAAATAACGCTGCTTCGAAAAAACTAGACTTGGAAGCATGGTTTCCAGGATCGGGTGCCTTTCGTGAACTTGTATCGTGTAGCAATTGCTTAGATTATCAAGCAAGGCGATTATTAGTCAG GTATggtcaaacaaaaaaaatgaatgctaGCACAGAGTATGTTCATATGCTAAATGCAACGATGTGCGCAGTCACTCGCGTCATATGCGCCATCTTGGAAGTGCATCAAACCGATACTGGCATTAAGATACCGAAAGTTTTAGCACAATTCATGCCAACGGAATATGAAGATGAAATTCCATTCGTTAAGCCAGCTCCTATTGAAGAAGtggaaacaaagaaaaaaaagtcaaaGGAGCAGAAAGATATTATCTTAActtaa
- the LOC128880484 gene encoding dnaJ homolog subfamily C member 17: MDSLMDRDLYEFIGAEKTASIQEIKKAYRKKALSCHPDKNPNNPKAAELFHELSHALEILTDASARAAYDKVLNAKHQAKLRTKEFDAKRKKLKEDLEAREDAYKRSLNPESSTKSDKDKLQAEIERLRKTGSKQVEEEIAFMKKKIAEQSGFYKEFEVDSGSYKIKIKWKSKKNNLDNDEYDYDKLYQIFSKYGDIAALIVSPTKNGSALVEYQNKNDAELAANTEIGFAQNPLKLQKLWDTSKQFNFPKERTYCSASFKERTSYPVHNNSEKNKMNENEMSDAEFERSVLNNLRKAEEKKRLEMSHLKENT; this comes from the exons AAGCATATCGCAAGAAAGCTTTATCTTGTCATCCTGACAAAAATCCAAATAATCCAAAAGCGGCGgaattatttcatgaattatcACATGCATTAGAAATCCTTACTGATGCATCTGCTCGG gcAGCTTATGATAAAGTTCTTAATGCCAAACATCAAGCAAAATTAAGGACTAAAGAATTTGATGCAAAACGTAAGAAATTAAAGGAGGACTTAGAAGCAAGAGAGGATGCTTACAAAAGATCTTTAAATCCAGAATCCTCTACAAAAAGTGACAAAGATAAATTACAG gCTGAAATAGAGCGTTTAAGAAAAACCGGATCAAAACAAGTAGAGGAAGAAATagcatttatgaaaaaaaagattgcAGAACAATCAGGATTTTACAAAGAGTTTGAAGTTGACAGTGgttcttataaaataaaaataaaatggaaatctaagaaaaataaCTTAGACAATGATGAATATGACTATGATAAGTTATaccaaattttttcaaaa tATGGTGATATAGCAGCCCTTATTGTTTCACCCACAAAAAATGGCAGTGCACTAGTTGAAtaccaaaacaaaaatgacGCG gAATTAGCTGCAAATACTGAAATTGGTTTCGCTCAAAATCCATTGAAACTTCAAAAGCTATGGGATACatcgaaacaatttaatttccccAAGGAAAGAACATATTGCAGTGCGAGTTTTAAGGAACGAACGTCGTATCCAGTTCATAATAACTCGGAAAAAAACAAG ATGAATGAAAACGAAATGTCTGACGCAGAATTCGAGCGTTCTGTATTGAATAATCTTAGAAAGgctgaagaaaagaaaaggttgGAAATGTCGCATTTGAAAGAAAACACTTGA